A single Actinomycetota bacterium DNA region contains:
- a CDS encoding SH3 domain-containing protein: MTDSGGFVVTHVAPPDGLQVWREPDPAGEVVATLQPGVQMQLIERWGAWAHVAFSNNWSGWVDGRLLPDGPAGRHGRGEVGGGAGGSASPGGPANRGSAGVASGPGGGPGSGEGGLGGNAAVAGAAGGGVGSAFAGGVAGGGPGGGGGPSQGGAGGPGQGGAGG, from the coding sequence ATGACCGACAGCGGCGGGTTCGTGGTCACCCACGTCGCGCCCCCCGACGGGCTCCAGGTCTGGCGCGAGCCCGACCCGGCGGGCGAGGTCGTGGCCACTCTCCAGCCCGGTGTCCAGATGCAGCTCATCGAGCGGTGGGGGGCGTGGGCCCATGTGGCCTTCTCCAACAACTGGTCGGGCTGGGTCGACGGCCGCCTCTTGCCGGATGGGCCCGCCGGTCGTCACGGCCGCGGCGAGGTCGGGGGCGGGGCCGGGGGCAGTGCGAGCCCGGGCGGGCCTGCCAACCGGGGCAGCGCCGGTGTGGCGAGCGGGCCGGGTGGGGGCCCCGGCAGCGGTGAGGGCGGCCTGGGGGGCAACGCTGCGGTGGCCGGGGCCGCGGGCGGCGGGGTGGGTAGCGCGTTCGCCGGCGGAGTGGCGGGAGGCGGCCCGGGGGGCGGGGGCGGGCCAAGTCAGGGCGGCGCGGGTGGGCCGGGCCAGGGTGGCGCGGGTGG